The Coffea arabica cultivar ET-39 chromosome 1e, Coffea Arabica ET-39 HiFi, whole genome shotgun sequence genome has a window encoding:
- the LOC113711284 gene encoding gibberellin 2-beta-dioxygenase 8 isoform X1: MSQTEYDSYPPLFRPRRSPTLPSPDSDDFFNQQVPDFDPVPVIDSECINQKKLDEACREWGMFRLINHGIPLTLLNKLHDHAKKLFSLAYESKQASFTPPISYFWGTPGLTPSGVVIQRDVRAQNFNWLEGFHVLLTPLSQLQYEDPMLDSFRCLLEEYGRQQTRLATTIFEALAKNLQLDSERTRAYLSTATGHLRVHRYPCCFEAEQLRAWGIDVHTDSSVLSILHEDEVGGLQVCSNNQWFDVKPQFDSLIVNLGDMMQAMSDDNYIGAKHRVKVNKHKERISVGYFVLPYEDTVIESSKYKPFTYADFRAEVQRDLKTVGYKIGLQKFKLSETF; encoded by the exons ATGTCTCAGACCGAGTACGACTCCTACCCTCCGTTGTTCCGCCCAAGGAGAAGCCCAACCCTCCCCAGCCCCGATTCTGATGACTTCTTCAACCAACAAGTTCCAGATTTCGACCCCGTTCCTGTGATAGATTCCGAGTGCATAAACCAGAAGAAGCTGGATGAAGCTTGTAGAGAGTGGGGTATGTTTCGGTTGATCAACCACGGGATTCCTCTGACCCTTTTGAACAAACTTCATGACCACGCCAAAAAGCTCTTTTCTCTCGCCTATGAATCCAAGCAAGCCTCTTTCACCCCTCCCATATCCTACTTTTGGGGCACCCCTGGCCTCACCCCATCTGGTGTTGTCATACAAAGAGATGTTCGTGCCCAGAACTTCAACTGGCTCGAAGGTTTTCATGTTCTTTTAACTCCATTATCCCAGCTTCAATATGAAGATCCTATGCTCGACTCTTTCAG GTGCTTGCTGGAAGAATACGGGAGGCAGCAGACTAGGCTGGCTACGACAATTTTCGAGGCTCTGGCAAAGAATCTCCAACTGGATTCTGAACGTACAAGAGCTTATCTGTCGACAGCAACGGGACACCTACGAGTTCATCGCTACCCATGCTGCTTCGAGGCAGAGCAGTTGCGAGCATGGGGCATAGATGTCCACACTGACAGTTCTGTACTTTCCATTCTGCACGAAGATGAAGTCGGTGGACTTCAAGTCTGCTCCAACAATCAATGGTTTGACGTCAAGCCTCAATTCGATTCCCTGATTGTGAACCTCGGCGACATGATGCAG gCCATGAGCGATGACAATTATATTGGTGCCAAGCACAGGGTGAAGGTGAACAAGCACAAGGAAAGAATCTCGGTGGGGTATTTTGTGCTCCCATACGAAGATACCGTTATAGAAAGCTCCAAGTACAAGCCCTTCACTTATGCTGATTTTCGAGCTGAAGTGCAACGAGATTTGAAGACCGTCGGATACAAGATCGGCCTCCAGAAGTTCAAGCTCAGCGAGACGTTTTAG
- the LOC113711284 gene encoding gibberellin 2-beta-dioxygenase 8 isoform X2 — translation MSQTEYDSYPPLFRPRRSPTLPSPDSDDFFNQQVPDFDPVPVIDSECINQKKLDEACREWGMFRLINHGIPLTLLNKLHDHAKKLFSLAYESKQASFTPPISYFWGTPGLTPSGVVIQRDVRAQNFNWLEGFHVLLTPLSQLQYEDPMLDSFRCLLEEYGRQQTRLATTIFEALAKNLQLDSERTRAYLSTATGHLRVHRYPCCFEAEQLRAWGIDVHTDSSVLSILHEDEVGGLQVCSNNQWFDVKPQFDSLIVNLGDMMQGEGEQAQGKNLGGVFCAPIRRYRYRKLQVQALHLC, via the exons ATGTCTCAGACCGAGTACGACTCCTACCCTCCGTTGTTCCGCCCAAGGAGAAGCCCAACCCTCCCCAGCCCCGATTCTGATGACTTCTTCAACCAACAAGTTCCAGATTTCGACCCCGTTCCTGTGATAGATTCCGAGTGCATAAACCAGAAGAAGCTGGATGAAGCTTGTAGAGAGTGGGGTATGTTTCGGTTGATCAACCACGGGATTCCTCTGACCCTTTTGAACAAACTTCATGACCACGCCAAAAAGCTCTTTTCTCTCGCCTATGAATCCAAGCAAGCCTCTTTCACCCCTCCCATATCCTACTTTTGGGGCACCCCTGGCCTCACCCCATCTGGTGTTGTCATACAAAGAGATGTTCGTGCCCAGAACTTCAACTGGCTCGAAGGTTTTCATGTTCTTTTAACTCCATTATCCCAGCTTCAATATGAAGATCCTATGCTCGACTCTTTCAG GTGCTTGCTGGAAGAATACGGGAGGCAGCAGACTAGGCTGGCTACGACAATTTTCGAGGCTCTGGCAAAGAATCTCCAACTGGATTCTGAACGTACAAGAGCTTATCTGTCGACAGCAACGGGACACCTACGAGTTCATCGCTACCCATGCTGCTTCGAGGCAGAGCAGTTGCGAGCATGGGGCATAGATGTCCACACTGACAGTTCTGTACTTTCCATTCTGCACGAAGATGAAGTCGGTGGACTTCAAGTCTGCTCCAACAATCAATGGTTTGACGTCAAGCCTCAATTCGATTCCCTGATTGTGAACCTCGGCGACATGATGCAG GGTGAAGGTGAACAAGCACAAGGAAAGAATCTCGGTGGGGTATTTTGTGCTCCCATACGAAGATACCGTTATAGAAAGCTCCAAGTACAAGCCCTTCACTTATGCTGA